A single genomic interval of Rosistilla ulvae harbors:
- a CDS encoding DUF1501 domain-containing protein — translation MLRRTASGFGAVALAALTADPAFTSEAVDTNSPTLLGNALHGLHHPPRAKNIIFLYMDGGPSQVDTFDPKPMLTKFNGREPSEFFAVEPTQFNNTGKVLDSPWKFTNYGESGLPVSGLFPHVGTCADELAVVRSMVSEFPEHTFANYFLHTGSGLQGRPSMGAWVNYGLGSESQNLPGFIVINGGLIPPGGLDCFGSGFLPASYQGSVFKPSGSAVANIQRTEKSAEAQLRKLALVRGLDDMSVEHFGKHDSLESAIQNYELAYQMQMAVPELMSLADEPASIQSMYGIDAKYGPTKIYAAQCLLARRLVERGVRFIELTCPSVGADRWDQHSKLKEGHENNARAVDQPIAALLKDLRQRGMLDETLVVWAGEFGRTPFAQGSNGRDHNPQGFTIWMAGGGVRAGTVYGATDEFGYKAIENRMEVHDLHATMLHLLGVDHTRSTFRFGGRDMRLTDVKGHVVEDLIASS, via the coding sequence ATGCTGCGACGTACCGCCAGCGGTTTCGGCGCGGTCGCTCTGGCCGCACTGACGGCCGATCCCGCGTTTACCAGCGAAGCCGTCGACACCAACAGCCCAACGCTTTTGGGGAACGCGTTGCATGGACTGCACCATCCACCTCGCGCCAAGAACATTATCTTCTTATACATGGATGGTGGTCCATCGCAGGTCGACACCTTCGACCCCAAACCGATGTTGACGAAGTTTAATGGCAGGGAGCCGAGCGAGTTCTTCGCAGTCGAACCGACCCAGTTCAACAACACGGGGAAGGTCCTTGATAGTCCCTGGAAGTTTACGAACTACGGTGAATCGGGGCTTCCGGTAAGCGGACTGTTTCCGCACGTCGGTACCTGCGCCGATGAACTCGCGGTGGTTCGGTCGATGGTCTCGGAGTTTCCCGAACACACCTTTGCAAACTACTTTTTGCATACGGGCAGTGGCTTGCAAGGGCGTCCCAGCATGGGGGCGTGGGTGAATTATGGTTTGGGCAGCGAATCCCAGAACCTGCCCGGTTTCATCGTGATCAACGGCGGATTGATTCCACCGGGAGGGCTCGATTGTTTTGGCAGCGGATTCCTGCCAGCCAGCTATCAAGGATCGGTCTTCAAACCGTCGGGCTCCGCGGTTGCCAATATCCAACGGACCGAGAAGTCAGCTGAAGCCCAACTCCGCAAGCTCGCCCTCGTCCGCGGCTTGGACGATATGTCTGTCGAACATTTTGGCAAACACGATAGTCTTGAGTCAGCGATCCAGAATTATGAACTCGCCTATCAAATGCAGATGGCGGTTCCCGAATTGATGTCGCTTGCCGACGAACCCGCCTCCATCCAATCGATGTATGGCATCGATGCGAAGTACGGCCCGACGAAGATCTACGCCGCCCAGTGCTTGCTTGCCCGGCGGCTGGTCGAACGAGGCGTCCGCTTTATCGAACTGACCTGCCCGTCCGTTGGTGCCGACCGCTGGGATCAACACAGCAAATTAAAAGAGGGGCATGAAAACAACGCCCGCGCTGTCGATCAACCGATCGCTGCGCTGTTGAAGGATCTACGGCAGCGGGGCATGTTGGATGAAACGCTGGTGGTCTGGGCGGGGGAATTTGGACGCACTCCGTTTGCCCAAGGGAGCAACGGGCGCGACCACAACCCGCAAGGCTTTACGATCTGGATGGCTGGCGGCGGCGTGCGAGCCGGTACCGTCTACGGAGCCACCGACGAATTTGGATATAAAGCGATCGAAAACCGCATGGAGGTACATGACCTTCACGCCACGATGCTGCATCTATTAGGAGTCGACCACACGCGATCGACCTTCCGATTTGGTGGCCGCGACATGCGTTTGACCGATGTCAAAGGACACGTCGTCGAGGATCTAATCGCTTCGAGTTAA
- a CDS encoding zinc ribbon domain-containing protein YjdM, whose translation MSDLPNCPQCDSEYTYEDGILLICPSCAHEWTANAGTDDEAQEPGIRDANGNPLQSGDTVTVIKDLKVKGTSLVVKVGTKVKNIRIVDGDHDIDCKIDGVGAMQLKSEFVKKA comes from the coding sequence ATGAGCGATCTACCAAACTGTCCCCAGTGCGATTCCGAATACACCTATGAAGACGGCATTTTGCTGATCTGCCCATCGTGCGCCCACGAATGGACAGCCAACGCGGGAACGGACGACGAGGCTCAGGAACCGGGAATTCGCGATGCCAACGGCAACCCGTTGCAATCGGGAGACACGGTGACCGTGATCAAAGATCTGAAAGTCAAAGGGACGTCGTTGGTCGTCAAGGTCGGCACGAAGGTCAAAAACATTCGCATCGTCGATGGCGATCACGACATCGATTGCAAAATCGACGGCGTCGGCGCGATGCAACTGAAGTCGGAATTCGTCAAAAAAGCCTAG
- a CDS encoding FAD:protein FMN transferase: MTIRSDTIVSLRLLFAAALLFVGCERPIAQEPSQPVAAEILQVAGKTMGTQYEVKIADPPADLAADWQLLVDRELRRVNDQMSTYISTSEISRFNDSTSLEWFDVSPETASVVAAALQISEKSGGALDVTVGPLVNLWSFGPHDHKQELPSQEAIDTAAQSTGYQSLHVRSDPPALRKDKPLLRVDLSAIAKGHGVDRILDLLVGLGCKNVFVNIGGEIRACGDKGPGRPWRAGVERPDELTTILLFPVAIENEAIATSGDYRNFFEIDGKRYSHTIDPRNGRPVTHSLASVSVVASSCMLADGWATALNVLGPAEGPQVAVDAGLDAFMLERADGKYLPHPVGRFVDWSKPPVIEQD, translated from the coding sequence ATGACGATACGCTCCGATACGATTGTTTCCCTGCGTCTGCTGTTTGCAGCGGCGCTGTTGTTTGTCGGATGTGAACGCCCCATCGCCCAAGAGCCATCGCAACCGGTCGCCGCCGAGATCTTGCAGGTTGCGGGCAAGACGATGGGGACTCAGTACGAGGTCAAAATCGCCGATCCTCCGGCCGATCTCGCCGCCGATTGGCAACTGTTGGTCGATCGCGAACTGCGCCGCGTCAACGATCAAATGTCGACCTACATCTCCACATCGGAGATCTCTCGGTTCAACGATTCGACCAGCCTCGAATGGTTCGACGTTTCGCCGGAGACCGCGTCGGTCGTCGCCGCCGCGCTGCAGATCTCTGAAAAATCGGGGGGCGCGTTGGATGTGACCGTCGGTCCGTTGGTGAACCTATGGAGCTTTGGCCCCCACGATCACAAACAGGAACTCCCGTCCCAGGAAGCGATCGACACCGCCGCCCAATCGACGGGCTACCAATCGCTGCACGTTCGCAGCGATCCCCCAGCGCTTCGCAAAGACAAACCGCTGCTGCGTGTCGATCTATCGGCGATCGCAAAAGGACACGGCGTCGACCGCATCCTCGACCTGTTGGTTGGCCTGGGATGCAAAAACGTGTTCGTGAACATCGGGGGTGAGATCCGCGCTTGCGGCGACAAAGGTCCCGGCCGTCCTTGGCGTGCGGGAGTCGAACGCCCCGACGAACTGACGACCATATTATTGTTCCCGGTCGCTATCGAGAATGAAGCGATCGCCACCTCAGGCGACTACCGCAACTTCTTCGAAATCGACGGAAAACGCTACTCCCACACGATCGATCCTCGCAACGGCCGCCCGGTCACTCACAGCCTAGCGTCGGTCTCGGTCGTTGCATCCAGCTGCATGCTGGCCGATGGCTGGGCTACCGCGCTGAACGTGCTGGGCCCGGCCGAGGGACCGCAGGTTGCGGTCGACGCGGGACTGGATGCGTTCATGCTAGAGCGTGCCGATGGCAAGTATCTGCCCCATCCGGTCGGCCGTTTTGTCGACTGGAGCAAGCCGCCTGTGATCGAACAGGACTGA
- the def gene encoding peptide deformylase has product MPLEIVPYPHPTLRYKSKPIRKVDKALRAAVDEMFDLMYASRGVGLAANQVDIPLRMFVVNPSGEKGDGEELVLINPVIQRPKGSWQAEEGCLSLPGVFGNVTRPKEIRLSAFDLKGNPIERTVDDFLGRVLQHENDHLDGVMFIDRMTDESRRDLEGVLAEFEIARDSGRQTGSIETDEAIIQRRNEWEQRYA; this is encoded by the coding sequence ATGCCACTTGAAATTGTTCCCTATCCCCATCCGACGCTCCGTTACAAAAGCAAACCGATCCGCAAAGTGGACAAGGCGTTGCGGGCTGCGGTGGACGAAATGTTCGACCTGATGTACGCATCCCGAGGCGTTGGCTTGGCCGCCAACCAAGTCGACATCCCGTTGCGAATGTTTGTCGTCAATCCGAGTGGCGAAAAGGGGGATGGCGAAGAATTGGTTCTGATCAATCCGGTCATCCAACGTCCCAAAGGATCTTGGCAAGCCGAGGAAGGGTGCTTGAGTCTGCCAGGCGTCTTCGGAAATGTAACTCGCCCCAAAGAGATTCGGCTGAGCGCATTCGATCTCAAAGGCAATCCGATCGAACGGACCGTCGATGACTTCCTAGGTCGCGTCCTGCAGCACGAAAACGACCATCTCGATGGCGTGATGTTCATCGATCGGATGACCGATGAATCGCGGCGAGATCTCGAAGGGGTATTGGCCGAATTCGAGATCGCTCGCGACAGCGGACGCCAGACGGGGTCGATCGAAACCGACGAAGCGATCATCCAACGCCGCAACGAGTGGGAGCAGCGTTATGCCTGA
- the fmt gene encoding methionyl-tRNA formyltransferase gives MPDRPLTMVLMGTGPFAVPAFEAIRQSGDSIAMVVTRPEIISKSRKPAPPSPVRQWAAANDLSVYDPPNINDDDAIERLQAQQADLFVVCDYGQILSSAALEAAPLGGINLHGSLLPAYRGAAPVQWALWNGDPETGVSVIHMTPRLDGGPVIASATTPIQVTETAGELEHRLSELGVASTLDAIETLRTWDGQSPIGAAQAKALVSKAPRLSKADGRIDWTKTVREIDFHVRAMQPWPEAFTLAETGAKQPLRLVIREIAATETARPEDAAPGQVIVDARRLLIAAADGCVEILRLVPAGKREMTADEFMRGNQLPAGTIL, from the coding sequence ATGCCTGATCGCCCGTTGACGATGGTCTTGATGGGAACCGGCCCCTTTGCTGTACCAGCCTTTGAAGCGATTCGCCAATCGGGCGATTCCATCGCGATGGTCGTCACCCGTCCGGAGATCATCAGCAAAAGCCGCAAACCGGCACCTCCAAGTCCGGTTCGACAGTGGGCCGCGGCAAACGATCTATCGGTTTACGATCCGCCGAACATCAACGACGACGATGCGATCGAACGCTTGCAGGCACAACAGGCGGATCTATTTGTCGTCTGCGATTACGGCCAAATCTTAAGCTCCGCGGCGCTCGAAGCTGCTCCCCTGGGGGGCATCAATTTGCACGGCTCGCTGCTGCCCGCCTATCGCGGAGCCGCACCGGTCCAATGGGCGCTCTGGAACGGTGATCCGGAGACCGGGGTCTCCGTGATCCACATGACGCCGCGATTGGACGGCGGGCCGGTGATCGCTTCGGCAACGACGCCGATCCAGGTGACCGAGACCGCGGGCGAATTGGAACATCGGCTCAGCGAACTGGGGGTCGCATCGACCCTCGACGCGATCGAAACCCTGCGAACGTGGGATGGCCAGTCGCCGATCGGCGCGGCGCAGGCCAAAGCCTTGGTTTCCAAGGCGCCACGGTTGTCCAAAGCGGACGGCCGGATCGATTGGACAAAAACGGTTCGCGAGATCGACTTCCATGTCCGCGCGATGCAACCCTGGCCCGAAGCGTTTACGTTGGCCGAAACCGGAGCGAAGCAACCGCTACGGTTGGTGATTCGCGAAATCGCTGCGACCGAAACCGCTCGTCCAGAAGATGCCGCCCCGGGCCAAGTGATCGTCGACGCTCGTCGGCTACTGATCGCGGCGGCGGACGGCTGCGTCGAGATCCTGCGGTTGGTCCCCGCCGGGAAGCGGGAGATGACAGCGGATGAGTTCATGCGCGGCAACCAATTGCCCGCCGGAACGATTCTCTAA
- a CDS encoding 3-keto-disaccharide hydrolase — protein sequence MKRIFALTLSVALMNVGLMADDVDLKDTYLDPATAPIDYQIQGEYEGTAGPDSLKFGVQVIALGDGKFRLISYGDGLPSADVSHKNIKTEIDGELQGDAAVFANDLFNVEISNGELKVSTAADGILRGTLSKVQRESDTLGAKPPADALVLFDGSSAGAFENGKLQGDLLAANCFSKEKFGDHTLHLEFRTPFKPKARGQARGNSGVYMQSRYELQVLDSFGLAGKNNECGGIYQIAEPNVNMCFPPLQWQTYDIDFTAARYDDQGNKTKNARATIRHNGVVIHDDLELPHGTPGRHPEGPEPDALYLQGHGNPVVYRNIWVVKK from the coding sequence ATGAAACGAATCTTTGCATTGACCCTGAGTGTAGCGCTGATGAACGTTGGCCTGATGGCCGACGATGTCGATTTGAAAGATACCTACTTGGATCCCGCCACGGCGCCGATCGATTACCAAATCCAAGGGGAATACGAGGGGACAGCCGGTCCCGACTCGCTCAAGTTTGGCGTCCAAGTGATCGCTTTGGGGGACGGCAAGTTCCGCCTGATCAGCTACGGCGACGGACTGCCCAGCGCGGACGTCTCTCACAAAAACATCAAGACCGAGATCGATGGCGAGTTGCAAGGAGATGCGGCCGTATTTGCCAACGATCTGTTCAACGTGGAAATCTCCAACGGTGAACTGAAGGTCTCGACAGCGGCCGATGGAATCTTGCGCGGTACGCTCTCTAAGGTTCAACGCGAGAGCGACACGCTGGGGGCCAAGCCGCCCGCTGACGCATTGGTGTTGTTCGACGGATCCTCCGCTGGCGCCTTTGAAAACGGCAAGTTACAAGGCGATCTGCTGGCAGCGAATTGTTTCAGCAAGGAGAAATTCGGCGATCACACGCTGCATCTCGAGTTCCGCACGCCTTTTAAACCCAAGGCCCGTGGACAGGCTCGCGGTAACAGCGGCGTCTATATGCAGAGCCGTTATGAATTGCAGGTCCTCGATTCGTTTGGATTGGCGGGGAAGAACAACGAGTGCGGCGGCATCTACCAAATCGCCGAACCAAATGTCAACATGTGCTTTCCACCGTTGCAATGGCAGACCTACGACATCGATTTCACCGCTGCCCGCTACGATGACCAAGGGAACAAAACCAAGAACGCGCGTGCCACGATCCGTCACAACGGTGTCGTGATTCACGACGACCTGGAACTTCCTCACGGAACACCTGGCCGCCACCCCGAAGGGCCCGAGCCCGATGCCCTGTATCTGCAAGGTCACGGCAATCCCGTGGTCTATCGCAATATCTGGGTTGTGAAGAAATAG
- a CDS encoding Coa1/Tim21 domain-containing protein, with protein sequence MSTYSPDDAPIPNPPKSNKAIKIVIAVVLIGLGIICCGCLGAVALTWMAYGDSVETIKGNRIVQQNLGDVTSAEIDFQSTGELADQGGPQQLVFSVEGTAGSGKVVVATGPAGLELRTLILEDGTEIDLQEQDDRIPMEFDIDSGELEIDTGELQIDSGDLVPQA encoded by the coding sequence ATGTCAACCTACTCGCCGGATGACGCCCCCATTCCCAATCCACCGAAGTCAAACAAAGCGATCAAGATCGTTATCGCCGTGGTCCTGATCGGACTGGGAATCATCTGCTGTGGTTGTTTGGGAGCTGTCGCGTTGACCTGGATGGCGTATGGCGATTCGGTCGAAACGATCAAGGGAAACCGGATCGTCCAACAGAATCTTGGAGACGTGACATCGGCCGAAATCGACTTTCAAAGCACCGGGGAACTCGCCGATCAGGGAGGGCCACAGCAACTCGTCTTCTCCGTCGAAGGGACCGCCGGTTCAGGCAAGGTCGTCGTTGCCACGGGGCCAGCCGGGCTGGAATTGCGGACGTTGATTTTGGAGGATGGAACGGAGATCGATCTGCAAGAGCAAGACGATCGGATTCCGATGGAATTTGACATCGACAGCGGTGAACTGGAAATCGACACAGGCGAACTGCAGATCGACAGCGGTGATCTGGTACCGCAAGCATAA
- a CDS encoding sigma 54-interacting transcriptional regulator — MFSLVPGRRTTIGRSSGSHIVIRHERCSRQHAELFAEQGDWIVRDNASRNGTRIEAQPVHGDQIIRAGQTLEIAGCQMVFVHDIADAFECESPTVGGGTPEGSGVLEEQQTVEGIDAGEITHRQRKSPFLEQRLRKTKASESAGAAQKLFQFAFELSRCETIDAAAESALDTLIRHTGVATGAVMRLSDAAKPESNDPNDLVLIATRQRLHRSYHRVPDFVAETVLRDGEAVLARNIRDDAALASPDSRGEISTTSTVCAPIRIEKQSIGLLHLYSSDDEPSLEPEHLEFALAVAENLGLAFQNLLRQAKLATRLDRSRQKVDQLREQLEKQTKIVGDSPEIRAISEAIRRAAPTSATVLIRGESGVGKELVAQSLHDQSTRSEGPFLCLNCAALSPSLLESELFGHEKGAFTGATDRKLGKFEAADGGTLMLDEIGEMSPEIQAKFLRVLEGHAFERVGGNRSIRADVRVVSATNRDLELEVREGRFRADLYFRLHVLEIVIPPLRQRGRDILRLANHFLKLYCRQMGRKIEGFTAAAEKRLMKYPWPGNIRELKNVIERAVVLTTKTSIDADDLVLSNVHVAGSSTDVGNDEVGFEEQSLLDVERHHILQTLRATAGNKSKAASILGIERSTLDRKLKRYDLGPRDWIE, encoded by the coding sequence GTGTTCAGTCTGGTGCCGGGCCGAAGGACGACGATCGGACGCTCTTCGGGCAGCCATATCGTGATCCGTCACGAACGGTGCAGCCGCCAGCATGCCGAGCTTTTTGCCGAGCAAGGGGATTGGATTGTCCGCGACAATGCCAGTCGCAACGGGACCCGTATCGAGGCGCAACCGGTTCATGGCGATCAAATCATTCGGGCGGGACAAACACTAGAAATCGCTGGCTGCCAGATGGTCTTTGTCCATGACATTGCCGATGCGTTTGAATGTGAATCACCAACGGTTGGCGGCGGCACGCCCGAAGGAAGTGGGGTGCTGGAGGAGCAGCAGACGGTCGAAGGGATCGACGCCGGAGAAATCACGCATCGCCAGCGGAAGAGTCCGTTCTTGGAACAACGGCTTCGCAAAACCAAGGCTTCCGAAAGTGCTGGGGCGGCGCAAAAGTTGTTCCAGTTCGCGTTTGAACTTTCACGTTGCGAGACGATCGACGCCGCGGCGGAATCGGCCCTCGATACTTTGATCCGGCACACCGGTGTCGCCACCGGCGCGGTGATGCGGTTGTCCGACGCGGCAAAACCCGAATCGAACGATCCCAACGATCTCGTCCTGATCGCGACGCGGCAACGGCTGCATCGCAGCTACCATCGCGTTCCCGATTTTGTCGCTGAAACGGTCCTTCGCGACGGCGAAGCGGTGTTGGCTCGCAATATCCGCGACGATGCGGCCCTTGCCAGTCCCGACAGTCGAGGGGAGATCAGCACCACCAGCACCGTTTGCGCACCGATCCGAATCGAAAAACAGTCGATCGGTCTACTGCATCTTTATTCCTCCGACGACGAACCCTCCCTGGAACCGGAGCATTTGGAGTTCGCATTGGCGGTCGCCGAAAATTTGGGACTTGCGTTTCAAAATCTCCTTCGCCAGGCCAAGCTGGCGACGCGGTTGGACCGCAGTCGCCAGAAAGTCGATCAGTTGCGGGAACAGTTGGAGAAACAAACGAAGATCGTCGGCGACAGTCCCGAGATCCGCGCGATCAGCGAAGCGATCCGTCGCGCGGCGCCGACATCGGCAACGGTTCTGATCCGTGGCGAAAGTGGCGTCGGTAAAGAACTTGTCGCACAATCACTGCACGATCAGAGCACGCGCAGCGAGGGACCGTTTTTGTGTTTGAACTGCGCGGCCCTCTCGCCATCGCTGTTGGAAAGCGAGTTGTTTGGTCACGAAAAAGGGGCCTTCACCGGTGCCACCGATCGCAAGTTGGGCAAGTTTGAAGCGGCCGATGGTGGCACGTTGATGCTGGATGAAATCGGTGAGATGAGTCCCGAGATCCAAGCGAAGTTCCTTCGCGTGCTGGAAGGGCACGCCTTTGAACGCGTCGGCGGCAACCGCTCGATTCGCGCCGACGTGCGGGTCGTTTCGGCAACCAATCGAGACCTCGAACTCGAGGTCCGCGAGGGGCGGTTCCGCGCCGATCTCTATTTTCGACTGCACGTATTGGAGATCGTGATCCCGCCGCTTCGCCAGCGTGGACGCGATATCCTGCGGTTGGCCAATCACTTCTTGAAGCTCTACTGCCGTCAGATGGGGCGTAAGATCGAAGGCTTTACCGCCGCCGCGGAAAAGCGATTGATGAAATACCCTTGGCCGGGGAACATCCGCGAACTGAAAAACGTGATCGAGCGAGCTGTCGTCTTGACGACGAAGACATCGATCGATGCCGATGATCTGGTTTTATCAAATGTTCATGTCGCCGGATCGTCGACCGACGTAGGCAACGACGAGGTCGGCTTCGAAGAACAATCTCTGTTGGACGTCGAACGCCATCATATTCTGCAAACCCTGCGGGCAACCGCTGGCAATAAGAGCAAAGCGGCTTCGATTTTAGGGATCGAGCGGTCGACGCTCGATCGAAAGTTGAAACGCTACGATCTTGGGCCGCGCGACTGGATCGAATAG
- a CDS encoding DUF1598 domain-containing protein, with the protein MILIAAPSFAGQTGLRQNSVGGVMVDAGGVVRAATPAEQQQSLQAVRVRVKGGAGELAKPAAMRMISLKGLQQAIATALETGDDLPEEIRYLAGLQRVQYVFAYPEQNDIVIAGPAEPWIVRDDAAVVGAISGQPMMLIDDLVTAMQSVESARRGGISCSIEPTAEGHQRLNRLLSKVHLRNGQNPKSLEPQMKQAFGPQMVKLTGVPTDSHYARILVAADYQMKRIAMGLEPSRLAALPSYLEMARGSLTQSNANPRWWMACDYSALTHSQDKLSWQLSGRGVKTMTENDLIGADGQVVGNAKADPKAQRWADLMTENYGELSQQFPVFGQLRNMIDLSVIATLIVQERLDETAGVNLDLLMGRGTQVPVSVYTAPAAISPECSFLRGRKGWIVTTSGGVDINAFEIIERQTSDETLGSIHGKSAAKADASWWWNG; encoded by the coding sequence ATGATCCTAATCGCAGCACCATCGTTCGCCGGACAGACCGGCCTTCGTCAGAATTCCGTGGGTGGTGTGATGGTCGATGCTGGAGGCGTGGTTCGTGCGGCGACCCCAGCGGAACAACAGCAGTCGCTTCAAGCCGTTCGCGTTCGTGTTAAAGGTGGAGCGGGAGAACTCGCCAAGCCAGCAGCGATGCGGATGATCTCGCTGAAAGGTTTGCAGCAGGCGATCGCCACGGCGCTGGAAACCGGAGACGATCTGCCCGAAGAGATCCGTTACCTGGCCGGGCTACAACGCGTGCAATACGTTTTCGCCTACCCCGAGCAGAACGACATCGTGATCGCTGGCCCCGCCGAACCGTGGATCGTTCGCGACGATGCGGCCGTTGTCGGTGCGATCAGTGGTCAACCGATGATGTTGATCGACGACTTGGTAACGGCGATGCAAAGCGTTGAATCCGCACGACGCGGCGGAATCAGTTGCTCGATCGAACCAACCGCCGAGGGACATCAACGCTTGAATCGCTTGCTGTCCAAGGTGCATCTGCGAAACGGGCAGAACCCCAAGTCGCTGGAACCTCAAATGAAGCAGGCGTTTGGCCCGCAGATGGTTAAATTGACCGGCGTCCCCACCGACAGCCATTACGCCCGTATTCTGGTCGCTGCCGACTATCAAATGAAACGGATCGCGATGGGGTTGGAACCCTCCCGCCTCGCCGCTCTACCAAGCTACTTGGAAATGGCCCGTGGTTCGTTGACGCAAAGCAACGCCAACCCGCGTTGGTGGATGGCTTGCGATTACAGTGCGTTGACTCACTCCCAAGACAAACTCTCCTGGCAGCTGTCGGGTCGTGGCGTGAAAACCATGACCGAAAACGATCTGATCGGTGCCGACGGTCAAGTTGTCGGCAACGCCAAAGCCGATCCGAAGGCTCAACGTTGGGCCGATCTGATGACAGAGAACTACGGCGAATTGAGCCAACAGTTCCCGGTCTTCGGTCAATTGCGGAACATGATCGATCTGAGTGTCATTGCGACTCTGATCGTTCAAGAACGTCTGGACGAAACCGCTGGCGTCAATCTCGATCTCTTGATGGGGCGTGGCACCCAAGTGCCCGTTTCGGTCTACACCGCCCCGGCCGCGATTTCGCCCGAATGCAGCTTCTTGCGAGGTCGCAAGGGCTGGATTGTGACAACCTCCGGCGGTGTCGACATCAACGCGTTTGAAATCATTGAACGCCAAACCTCAGACGAAACGCTTGGTTCGATCCACGGCAAATCGGCGGCAAAAGCTGATGCATCGTGGTGGTGGAACGGCTGA
- a CDS encoding polysaccharide biosynthesis/export family protein — protein sequence MSSGCTSLTSPISGIPARRLPPQFFAPPKNNLVPVDISLLSQEAPRNYILDSDDVLGVYIEGVLPFNAPDVTPQLPPVHFPDADSTLPPSIGFPIAVAEDGTISLPLVEPIDVRGMTIDQVRELVRQAYIKAEILKDEKARPVVTLIKERTYDVIVVRQDQSLTQNEVNSGSSVQRGSFQGASGSIVKLPAYQNDVLHALMQTGGLPGVTAKNEVKILRASQEDKMRRMEMVAQHYREQERQRQLNPCFCPPQIPEDDTAIRIPLRIPPGAVPNIRPQDVLLKSGDIIYIESRDREVFYTGGLLPGGEHPLPRDYDLDVLGAMAIAGTGVSSQVGGGGGGGLSASSVGGVPPGRLFILRKTPCEGQVVIEVDLAAATNDPRQRPLVQAGDILVLQYKCEEEVLNFGLGTFFTYGIQELLRN from the coding sequence ATGAGTTCCGGCTGCACCAGTCTGACCTCTCCGATCAGCGGCATTCCAGCGCGGCGCTTGCCACCACAATTTTTTGCACCACCAAAAAATAACCTCGTCCCTGTCGATATCTCGTTGCTATCGCAAGAGGCGCCGCGGAACTATATTTTGGACTCCGACGATGTGTTGGGTGTCTATATCGAAGGTGTGCTGCCATTCAACGCTCCCGATGTGACACCGCAACTTCCGCCGGTTCACTTCCCGGATGCCGATAGCACGCTGCCACCATCGATCGGTTTCCCGATCGCTGTGGCCGAAGATGGTACGATTTCGCTGCCGTTGGTCGAACCGATCGATGTCCGCGGGATGACGATCGACCAGGTGCGGGAATTGGTTCGCCAGGCCTACATCAAGGCGGAGATCTTGAAGGATGAAAAGGCACGCCCTGTGGTCACGTTGATCAAAGAGCGGACCTATGACGTGATCGTCGTTCGCCAAGATCAATCGTTGACTCAAAACGAAGTGAACAGTGGCAGCAGTGTTCAACGCGGCAGTTTCCAAGGTGCGTCGGGTAGCATCGTGAAATTGCCGGCCTATCAGAACGACGTCCTGCATGCTTTGATGCAGACTGGCGGTCTGCCAGGAGTAACGGCGAAGAACGAAGTCAAAATTCTTCGTGCGAGCCAAGAAGACAAAATGCGTCGAATGGAGATGGTTGCACAACACTACCGCGAACAAGAGCGGCAGCGTCAACTGAACCCCTGTTTTTGCCCTCCTCAGATTCCCGAGGACGACACCGCCATTCGGATTCCTTTGCGAATTCCACCAGGGGCTGTGCCAAACATTCGTCCGCAAGACGTGTTGTTGAAGAGCGGCGATATCATCTACATCGAATCGCGTGATCGCGAGGTCTTCTACACCGGTGGTTTGTTGCCCGGTGGCGAACATCCTCTGCCACGTGACTATGACTTGGATGTCTTAGGTGCGATGGCGATCGCGGGAACCGGTGTCAGCAGCCAAGTTGGCGGAGGCGGCGGCGGTGGCTTGAGTGCCAGCAGCGTCGGCGGTGTCCCACCGGGACGACTGTTCATCCTCCGCAAGACACCGTGCGAAGGACAGGTTGTTATCGAAGTCGATCTCGCTGCGGCGACCAACGACCCGCGACAACGACCATTGGTTCAAGCCGGCGATATCCTGGTCCTGCAGTACAAGTGCGAAGAAGAAGTCCTGAACTTCGGTCTGGGAACGTTCTTCACCTACGGAATCCAGGAACTGCTACGCAACTAG